ATTCAGGTGCCGCCAGTCAGCAAGGTCGGGGTGCTTGACCTCGAATCGTTCTACCCGTCCAGGGACCGCTTTGAGTTAGCCATGCGGCTGAACAATCTGCTGGCAGCGCCGGGTTTCGAGGCCTGGATGGAAGGCGAGCCACTCAATGCCCAGAGCCTGCTGTACACGGCCGAGGGCAGACCACGCACGTCGATCATGTCCATCGCGCACCTCGATGAGGCCAGCCGCATGTTCTTCGTGACCATGCTGTTAAACGAGCTGATCGCATGGATGCGGGCCCAGCAAGGCACCTCGAGTTTGCGCGCCATTTTGTACATGGACGAAATTTTCGGTTACATGCCGCCGACCGCGAACCCGCCGTCCAAACGTTTGTTCCTGACGCTGTTGAAACAGGCGCGGGCCTACGGCGTCGGCCTCGTACTCGCGACCCAGAACCCGGTCGACCTCGACTACAAGGGTTTGTCGAATACCGGCACCTGGTTCATCGGCCGCCTGCAAACCGAGCGCGACAAGATGCGGGTAATGGAAGGCCTTGAAGGCGCAAGCCAGGGCGGTGCTTTCGACCGCGCGAAAATGGAACGCACGCTCGCGGGACTCGGCAAGCGCCGCTTCCTGTTACACAACGTGCATGAAGATGAAGACGTGGTTTTCGGCACTCGCTGGGCCATGTCCTATCTCGCCGGCCCACTGACGCGCGACCAGATCAAGACACTTATGCAGGATCGTGTACCGATCCCGCCCGCCGCAGCACCGGCGCAACGCGCCGCCGCTACCGTACGCGGAAGTGACGCACCCGTGCTGGCACCAGCCATCAAGCAATACTACGCACCGGCAAGCGGTAGCGGCATTGTCTACTACCCGCGCTTGCTGGGCGCGGCAGGCATCACGTTCAGTAACGCACGCTACAAGGTTGATGAACAGCGTGATGCGGTGCATACGCTGGAGCTCGAAGACGGCCCACTGGCCGTGGACTGGGACCTTTGCGAGTCGATGAGCATTAGCGCCGATACGTTGCAGAGCAACGGCGAGCCTGACAGTGGCTATGCCGATTGTCCTGCTTTGTTCGGTGCCCAGGGCAATTACCCGAAGTGGGAAAAGCTCTACAAACGCTGGGTACGGCAGAACGAAACCATCACGCTGTTCCGTAGCAAGAAGTTCAAACTGACCTCGAACGCGGACGAAACAGAAGGCGAGTTTCGCACCCGGTTGCAACAGCTGGCGAGCGAGGAGCGTGACAAAGCAATCGCCAAGCTGCGCAATCGCTACGCCAGCAAGACCACGATGCTGGAGAACCGGCTGTTGCGTGCACGTCAGGCCATTGATCGCGAATCCCAACAAGCGGGCAAGAAAAAGCTCGATACGGTGTTGTCGTTTGGTACCGCAATACTGGGCGCCGTACTCGGTCGCAAGAAACTGACCGCAAGTACGGCCAGCAAAGTCGGCACTGCCATTCGTTCAGCCAGTGGCGTCCGCAAAGAAGCAGGGGATGTCGCACGAGCGAAAGAAACTTTGCAAAAGGTGCAGGCTGATCTCGATGCATTGAACGAGGATTTGCAGCGCGAAATCGACGAGCTGGATACGAGCTTCAACGCGCAGGACGAACCACTCGAAGAGATTGTCGTACGGGCGAAGAGCACGGATGTGCACGTAGCTTTGTTCGGCCTTATCTGGCTACCGTATCGCGACGCTGGCGATGGTCGCTTGCAAAGCGCATGGACTGATTGAGGCCGCTTACTGTCCCAGACAAACGCCGGCGTAGGCCATCGTCTGCTTGGCGTTAAGGAGACGGCATTCATTGTCATACGTGTTGCCGTCCAGTCCGCAAACAGGCTGATAGACGTTTGGGCAGTTCAATCCCTGTGCTTCGCACAAACCGGCGTGCTGAATGCGTACACCAGCGCGTTCAGCCTGACAGGCATTGCCGTAGGTTCGATCGTCAGCCGCGCATACCGGCACGTACATGCGCGGGCAGGGCCGAACATTGCAAGCGCCTTCCGTGAAAACGGTAATGCCGGCGCCTTCAGCTTCGCAGGCATTCGCGTAGGTATTACCGTCGTCTCCGCAAACCGGCGCATAGACATCCGGGCAGTTGCCAGGCTCGCACAAGCCGCGCCGTTGCACCGGCACGCGGTCCTGCTCGGCTTCACAGCGATTGCGATAACTGCGTGCGTTCATACCGCACACCGGTTCGTAAATATTCGGGCAACCACTGTCGCTGCAAACGCCGAGGTTAGCGACATCGACGCCTGATTCATTCGCTTTGCACGCGTTGTTGTAAGTCACACCGTCCACACCACAGACCGGCGTGTATTCGTCGTCACACTCGCTTTCGGGCGTTTCGCAAAGACCCGTGAATGCGATATCGACACCGGACGCACCGGCGAAACAGGCATTGCTGTAGGTATTGCCGTCAACGCCGCAGACAGGGTCGAAATTATCACCGCATGCTTCCGCATCCGGGCACAAACCCTCGCTGGCAACGGCAATACCGGCGGCTTCGGCTACACATCGGTTGCCGTAAGTCTTGCCGTCAGCGCCGCAGACCGGCTCTACCTGGTCGGTACAGACAGGGTCCGAGTATTCGCTGCATTCGCCGAATCCAACGATGTCTACGCCAGCGGCGTTGGCGACACAGTCGTTGCTGTAGGTTTGACCATCGACACCGCAGACAGGGTCGTACTGCATCGTGCAAGCCGTATCGGGCCGTACCTGAGTGGTCGATTCCGCACGCTGCTGGGCGGCAACCGTCAACGACCCGGTTGCCCCAAGCGTGAGTATGAACAGGGCGGCTGGAACGAATTGCCTGAGCATAGCGACAGATGTCTTCATTGCGAGTGATTCAATAGCCTGACAGACGTTGATTAGAGCGGCAACAGGCGGACGGGTTCAATATCCGTTCGGCAACAACTCGCCGAGACTGACCAGGTCGATCCCCTGGGCAGCGAGTCCGGGCAGTGCCTGCTCCAGAAAATCGAGCGTTTCCGGATAGGGATGACCGATGGCGATCGCACTGCCGTGTTTCCGGGCCAGGCTCAGTAAGCGCTCGAACTCACGCGCCACACCCGCTGCCGATCGTTCGGCATCAAGGAACACATCCCGTCGTACGGCAGGTACACCGGCTTCCTGCGCCACTTGCATGGCCACGCTGCGATGCGTCGTATAACTATCAACAAAAAACAACCCGCCGCGGGCACGCAGCTCTTCCATCAGCCAGCTCATGTGCCCGGGGTGACGGGTCAGCAAACTGCCACGGTGATTGTTGACGCCGATCACGTGCGGTATCGACGCCAGGTTTGCGGCGAAGGTTGCGGCAAACTGTTGTCGCGTCATGTCCAGCAGTATGGCGCCGGGCTCCCGGTCGCCCGCATAATTCTGTGCCTGCAAGGGCAGGTGCAACAACACCTCTTTGCCATTTCTCGCTGCCAGTTCGGCCAGTTGTTTGCCGCGCGGAGTCGCGGGCAACACAGCGCACGCCACCGGCCCCGGCAACCTGACGACCCGCCGACCCGCTGCAAACTCGTAACCCAGGTCATCGATGATGACCGCCACGCGCGGCCGGGCATCAGCCGTGCCAGGCAAGGCCTTGTTGGCACCGGCAGCCAGTGGCAAGGACAGGAGCAAGAGCGAGAGGCTGATTGCCTTGAGTCGCCGAAAAGTTCGGGTCATGCGCTGCCTTGGCCGTTACGTATTGGCGCGAGTGTGCATGACGCGCTGATCGCGCAAGCGCTGTAACGCCTCGATAAGCTGTGTATCCGCCTCGCGATCAAGCTTGTCGGCGAGACTGTCGCCTGGATGACTGCCGCTACTTTCAATGTAGACGTCGGGGGCTATACCGGTTTCGTGGATCGAATCTCCGGAGGGTGTGTAGTAACGCGACGTGGTCAGCTTGATGGCGCGTCCGCGTGACAGTGGCATTACCGTCTGCACCAGTCCCTTGCCGAAGGTCGAGGTGCCGATAATCAGTGCGCGGTGGTGATCCTGCAAAGCGCCTGCAACGATCTCGGACGCGGACGCGGAGCCCGCGTTGACGAGCACTACCATGGGTGTGCCATCGAGCAGATCGCCGCGGTGTGCTTTGCGAATAAAGCGGGACTCCGGAGTACGGCCATCAGCGCTAACAATAATGCCGTCGTCCAGGAACAGATCGGAGACGTCCACCGCCGCTCCAAGGATTCCGCCGGGATTATTGCGCAGGTCGAGAATCAATCCTTTCAGAGTGCCGCCAACCTGATCCTGCACCTCGTCAACCATCGCGTCGATAGCCTCGCTCAGTTCCGCGGCTGTGCTGTCGGTAAACTGGCTGATTCGGGTATAGCCAATAGAGGAGTCGAGCAACTCGGAACGCACGCTGGCGACGTGAATGTCGTCACGGCGCATGTCGAACACCAGGACCTGATCATTAGGTTGCCGTTGCACAGTAATGCTGAGCCGACTGCCGGTACGCCCGCGCAACTGGCGCACGGTTTCGCGCAGGCCGTCTTCTGCAACAGTCGCACCATTGATCGCAATGATGACATCGCCGGCGCGAACGCCCGCTTTCTTGGCTGGCGAATCGTCAAAGGGCGCGACAACCAGTAACTGACCGTCGCGGCTGCTGACTTCCAGACCAACGCCGGCATAGTGACCGGTCGAGCTGATGCGTATGTCCTGATACTCGCGTGCGTCCAGGTACTGCGAGTGGATGTCGAGGTCGGCGACCATGCCGCGTATTGCGCTCTCGAGCAGCACCTCGTCATCGAGGGGTTCTACGTAGTCGCGTTTGACCCGCTCCATGACTTCCGCGAACAAGCGGGCCTGATCGAGCGTCGCGTCGCCGCTGTCATAGTGGTCACGCGCTTTCATGGCGGAGCCGCCCAGCGACAAACCAAAGCCCATCACCGTACCGATTACCAGCACCAGAATTACGCGAATTTTCAGAGACATACTGTTACCCAGAAGAATGCTCTTCGCGGGCTGTAACAAACCCGGAGCCGCAGAACGATAGCACAGCGGCGGCCTGTTTGGCGCGTCAACCGCCGCCCTGTGGCTGGCGCGTGACCCAGCCGCGTGGATTCACCGGTTCGGTCCCTTTGCGGATTTCAAAGTACAGCCCCGCCCGTTGCTGGCCGCCGGTATCCCCGACCGTGGCAATAACATCGCCGGGCGCCACCCAGTCACCGGCATTGGTCAGGATCGACTCGTTATACCCGTAAAGAGTCATGTAACCCTCGCCGTGGTCGACGATCACCAACAGACCGAGCCCGGCCAGCCAGTCGGCAAACACGACCCGGCCATGGTAAATCGTGCGAACTTCCCGGCCGTGCTGCGCGCCGAGCACGACACCGTTCCATTTGACGCCGCCACCGATGCGCGGCTGGCCGTAGTCGTGCAGCAACTGGCCGGCGACAGGCCAGGTCAACCGACCCTTCATGGCGCTGAACGGTTCCTCCGAGGTGATCGGGTAATCGGACAAGATGCTGGTCAGCTCGGCGATCAGTCTCGCCAGGTCCTTTTCCTGGGCAGCAAGGCGTTCGATCTCCGCACCTTCCTCGCTCATCCGCTGCTGCAGCGCTGCCAGCAAATCGCGGCGCTTTTCCTGCGCCGTGTTGAGCTCACCCAGCTCGGCGTAACGCGCCCGCGCCAGCCGTTCCAGACGACTTTCCTCGGCAGCGACCTCGTCGCGTACCTGCGCGGCCTCCGCCACGTGGGCATTCATTTCTTCAATGTTATCCGCACGGTAGTCACTCAGATAACGGTGGTATGCGAGCAAACGCCCCACCTCTGCCGGGTCCTGCTGATTCAGCAACAACTTTATTCGTTCCTGACCGCCGTTGACGTAGGCCGCCCGGACCTGCGCGGCGAGCTGCCCGGCCTCGAGATCCAGTTTAGTCTGCAGTTCCGCCAGGCGCTCTTCGAGCTTCAGCTTCTTGCGTTCACTGAAGTCCTTCTGTCGTTGCAGCTCTTTGAGCTGGAGGCGCGTCTCTGAAATGCTGACCTCCGAGGCCTGCAACTCGGCCGTCACCCGGTCGCGTTCAGCCGCACGCTCATCCATGCTTTTCTTGAGGCGACTGATACGCTCGCGTACCTCTTGCAACTCCTGCTCTTTGATCCGACTCAGGCCGTCGTTCTGGGCACGCAGCCCGTCGCCGGGCATGAGGCCCAGAACAACCAACAAAAGCAGTACGCGCAGGATTGGAGACATGGGCACGAAGTGTAGTGCCTATGGTGCTTGCGGCGGTAGTCAGGCGGGGGGCGGCTTACGGCAGCGGGGCTGCTATACTCGCCCTTTTCCACAACGCCGCCTGCCAGGCGGCGTTTGATCCTGTGAACCGACTCTGATGCAACAAGTACTTGAATTCGCGGCCAACCACAGCCTGCTGGCCGGTGGCGTCGTCCTTAGCTTTATCGTGCTGGTATTCAGCGAGCTCCAGCGCAAGGCCCGCGGTATTACGACAGTTGAACCGCAAGAAGCAGTCGGTCTGATCAATGCCGACGCGACCGTCATCGACCTGCGTAGCGCAGAGGCCTATGCCCGAGGCCATATCGTCAATGCGAAAAGCATGCCCTTCGACGAACTCACCGCGCACGAAGAAAAGCTCAAGAAAATGAGCGGCAAGGCGATAGTGGCTGTTTGCGACTCAGGCATGACCGCCAGCAAAGTGGTCGAGCGGCTGCGCAAATCCGGCATCGAGAACATCTATGGTGTTCGTGGCGGAATGAATGCCTGGATCGAAGCCAGCCTGCCCGTGGTCGGCGGCAAGAAGATCAAAAAGAAATAACGACAGCAAATGACGGTACAGCCAAAAGTGGTGATGTACAGCACAGCCATGTGCCCTTACTGCGTGGCTGCGCGCATGTTGCTCACCAAGAAGAAGATAGCGTTTGAAGATATCTCCGTTTCCAACGATGCCGGGTTGCGCAGCAAGATGGAGCAGCTGAGCGGTCGACGTACCGTACCGCAGATATTTATTGATGACAGGCCGGTTGGCGGCTTTGACGACATTTATGAGCTGGATCAGAAAGGCGAGCTGGACCGTATGCTGGGTCTGGCTGGTTAGTACGTTCCACCACCACACATTCAACCAAGAACTTACCGGGTAGCAGACATGGCCGAGCAGGAAGAACAGGATCGCCGCATTGGGATCAGCAAAATCTATATCAAGGACTTTTCGTTTGAATCGCCACGTGGGCCGGAAGTATTCACCTCCGGCGAATGGAGTCCGAAGACCAACCTGAATCTGCGTAGCGCCCACGCGCCAGCGCCTGGCGACATGCACGAAGTTATTCTCACGATTACCGTGGAAGCCAAGCACGACGACAAAACCCTGTTTTTGATCGAACTGCAACAGGCTGGCTTGTTTCAGATTGCGGGTTACAACGAACAGGAATTCGAAGCCATTGTTGGCAGCTTTTGCCCGGCAACGCTGTTCCCGTATGCCCGGGAATCCATCGCCAACATCGTCTCCAAGGGCGGCTTCCCGGAGTTCGTTTTGCAACCCATTAATTTCGACGTGCTTTACGCCGAAAGCCGCAAGCAGGCCGCGGCGCAGAAAGCTGCCAATCTCAGCGGGGAAGGGAGCCTGAACTGAACAGCAACGCGCCAGCGACTGACGTTCAATCGATAGCCGTCATCGGTGCCGGTTCCTGGGGCACCGCACTGGCGCTGCAGCTTGCACGGCGCGGCCATGAGGTGCGCTTGTGGGGCCGCGATCAACAACAAGTGGCAGCCATGGCGGCCGATGGTGAAAACCGTCGCTATCTGCCGGGCGCAAAATTTCCGGCCAAGCTCTCGGCAGTTAAAGACTTGCAGCACTGCCTGGACGACGCGGCCATCATCCTCGTTGCTGTCCCCAGCCACGGACTGCGCGAAACATTAACGCAGCTCAAGCCACGACTGCGGGACAACGTACGGCTTTGCTGGGCCACCAAAGGCTTCGAGCTTTCGACGGGCAAATTGCCTCACCAGGTTGCAGCCGAAGTGCTCGGCGATCAACGGCCTATGGCCGTGTTGTCGGGCCCGACGTTCGCCCGGGAAGTTGGCGACGGCCTGCCGACGGCGATGACCATCGCCGCCAATGACGAACAATTCGCCACCGACCTTGCCAACGCGCTTTCCGGCGATAACTTTCGCGCGTACACGTCCTCGGACATGATCGGCGTCGAGGTTGGCGGCGCCGTCAAGAACGTACTGGCCATAGGCGCGGGTATTTCTGACGGTCTCGGTTTTGGCGCCAATACCCGCATCGCGATGATCACGCGGGGGCTGGTGGAGATGACCCGGCTCGGCGTCGCCCTCGGCGCGCAAACCGAAACCTTCATGGGTCTGGCGGGCATGGGCGACCTCGTGCTTACCTGTACCGACAACCTGTCGCGCAATCGACGCATGGGACTGTTGCTGGCGGATGGACGCTCGATTGACGAGGCGCAACAGGAAATCCAGCAGGTCGTCGAAGGTGTGCTGGCGGCCAAGGCCGTGAAAGAAGTTGCCGACAAGCTGGGCGTGGAGATGCCTATCTGCCAGCAGGTCTACCGGATACTGTACGAAGGCGTATCGGCCAGCGAAGCCGTTGGCGCGTTAATGGGGCGCAGACTGAAACCTGAATAGCCGGCTCCTGGCGGCGTGCCACTATTCGCCGTGACCTGCAAAATCCAGCTGCCGCCAGGCTTCGTAAATCATGACCGCGGCAGCATTCGACAGGTTCAGACTGCGA
The DNA window shown above is from Woeseia oceani and carries:
- a CDS encoding ATP-binding protein, with protein sequence MHDFEKLGAFYVGKRIDEATGKSGDELVLYDSRDLTTHAVIIGMTGSGKTGLGIGLLEEAALDHIPVIAIDPKGDLGNLMLTFPNLAAEDFQPWVNARQATDQGQSTEEYAAAQAALWKKGLSGWGQDGARIRKLRASTDINIYTPGSQAGRPVSILKSFAAPQAGLMADGDLYRERVQATATGILSLIGIDADPITSREHILIALILDHYWQQHRDLDIAALIGAIQVPPVSKVGVLDLESFYPSRDRFELAMRLNNLLAAPGFEAWMEGEPLNAQSLLYTAEGRPRTSIMSIAHLDEASRMFFVTMLLNELIAWMRAQQGTSSLRAILYMDEIFGYMPPTANPPSKRLFLTLLKQARAYGVGLVLATQNPVDLDYKGLSNTGTWFIGRLQTERDKMRVMEGLEGASQGGAFDRAKMERTLAGLGKRRFLLHNVHEDEDVVFGTRWAMSYLAGPLTRDQIKTLMQDRVPIPPAAAPAQRAAATVRGSDAPVLAPAIKQYYAPASGSGIVYYPRLLGAAGITFSNARYKVDEQRDAVHTLELEDGPLAVDWDLCESMSISADTLQSNGEPDSGYADCPALFGAQGNYPKWEKLYKRWVRQNETITLFRSKKFKLTSNADETEGEFRTRLQQLASEERDKAIAKLRNRYASKTTMLENRLLRARQAIDRESQQAGKKKLDTVLSFGTAILGAVLGRKKLTASTASKVGTAIRSASGVRKEAGDVARAKETLQKVQADLDALNEDLQREIDELDTSFNAQDEPLEEIVVRAKSTDVHVALFGLIWLPYRDAGDGRLQSAWTD
- a CDS encoding Kazal-type serine protease inhibitor domain-containing protein: MKTSVAMLRQFVPAALFILTLGATGSLTVAAQQRAESTTQVRPDTACTMQYDPVCGVDGQTYSNDCVANAAGVDIVGFGECSEYSDPVCTDQVEPVCGADGKTYGNRCVAEAAGIAVASEGLCPDAEACGDNFDPVCGVDGNTYSNACFAGASGVDIAFTGLCETPESECDDEYTPVCGVDGVTYNNACKANESGVDVANLGVCSDSGCPNIYEPVCGMNARSYRNRCEAEQDRVPVQRRGLCEPGNCPDVYAPVCGDDGNTYANACEAEGAGITVFTEGACNVRPCPRMYVPVCAADDRTYGNACQAERAGVRIQHAGLCEAQGLNCPNVYQPVCGLDGNTYDNECRLLNAKQTMAYAGVCLGQ
- a CDS encoding S41 family peptidase, with product MSLKIRVILVLVIGTVMGFGLSLGGSAMKARDHYDSGDATLDQARLFAEVMERVKRDYVEPLDDEVLLESAIRGMVADLDIHSQYLDAREYQDIRISSTGHYAGVGLEVSSRDGQLLVVAPFDDSPAKKAGVRAGDVIIAINGATVAEDGLRETVRQLRGRTGSRLSITVQRQPNDQVLVFDMRRDDIHVASVRSELLDSSIGYTRISQFTDSTAAELSEAIDAMVDEVQDQVGGTLKGLILDLRNNPGGILGAAVDVSDLFLDDGIIVSADGRTPESRFIRKAHRGDLLDGTPMVVLVNAGSASASEIVAGALQDHHRALIIGTSTFGKGLVQTVMPLSRGRAIKLTTSRYYTPSGDSIHETGIAPDVYIESSGSHPGDSLADKLDREADTQLIEALQRLRDQRVMHTRANT
- a CDS encoding NAD(P)H-dependent glycerol-3-phosphate dehydrogenase, with translation MNSNAPATDVQSIAVIGAGSWGTALALQLARRGHEVRLWGRDQQQVAAMAADGENRRYLPGAKFPAKLSAVKDLQHCLDDAAIILVAVPSHGLRETLTQLKPRLRDNVRLCWATKGFELSTGKLPHQVAAEVLGDQRPMAVLSGPTFAREVGDGLPTAMTIAANDEQFATDLANALSGDNFRAYTSSDMIGVEVGGAVKNVLAIGAGISDGLGFGANTRIAMITRGLVEMTRLGVALGAQTETFMGLAGMGDLVLTCTDNLSRNRRMGLLLADGRSIDEAQQEIQQVVEGVLAAKAVKEVADKLGVEMPICQQVYRILYEGVSASEAVGALMGRRLKPE
- the grxC gene encoding glutaredoxin 3, whose product is MTVQPKVVMYSTAMCPYCVAARMLLTKKKIAFEDISVSNDAGLRSKMEQLSGRRTVPQIFIDDRPVGGFDDIYELDQKGELDRMLGLAG
- a CDS encoding murein hydrolase activator EnvC family protein, producing the protein MSPILRVLLLLVVLGLMPGDGLRAQNDGLSRIKEQELQEVRERISRLKKSMDERAAERDRVTAELQASEVSISETRLQLKELQRQKDFSERKKLKLEERLAELQTKLDLEAGQLAAQVRAAYVNGGQERIKLLLNQQDPAEVGRLLAYHRYLSDYRADNIEEMNAHVAEAAQVRDEVAAEESRLERLARARYAELGELNTAQEKRRDLLAALQQRMSEEGAEIERLAAQEKDLARLIAELTSILSDYPITSEEPFSAMKGRLTWPVAGQLLHDYGQPRIGGGVKWNGVVLGAQHGREVRTIYHGRVVFADWLAGLGLLVIVDHGEGYMTLYGYNESILTNAGDWVAPGDVIATVGDTGGQQRAGLYFEIRKGTEPVNPRGWVTRQPQGGG
- a CDS encoding rhodanese-like domain-containing protein, whose product is MQQVLEFAANHSLLAGGVVLSFIVLVFSELQRKARGITTVEPQEAVGLINADATVIDLRSAEAYARGHIVNAKSMPFDELTAHEEKLKKMSGKAIVAVCDSGMTASKVVERLRKSGIENIYGVRGGMNAWIEASLPVVGGKKIKKK
- the secB gene encoding protein-export chaperone SecB, whose translation is MAEQEEQDRRIGISKIYIKDFSFESPRGPEVFTSGEWSPKTNLNLRSAHAPAPGDMHEVILTITVEAKHDDKTLFLIELQQAGLFQIAGYNEQEFEAIVGSFCPATLFPYARESIANIVSKGGFPEFVLQPINFDVLYAESRKQAAAQKAANLSGEGSLN
- a CDS encoding divergent polysaccharide deacetylase family protein; this translates as MTRTFRRLKAISLSLLLLSLPLAAGANKALPGTADARPRVAVIIDDLGYEFAAGRRVVRLPGPVACAVLPATPRGKQLAELAARNGKEVLLHLPLQAQNYAGDREPGAILLDMTRQQFAATFAANLASIPHVIGVNNHRGSLLTRHPGHMSWLMEELRARGGLFFVDSYTTHRSVAMQVAQEAGVPAVRRDVFLDAERSAAGVAREFERLLSLARKHGSAIAIGHPYPETLDFLEQALPGLAAQGIDLVSLGELLPNGY